DNA from Thioclava sp. GXIMD2076:
GCCGATGACCAGAACACGCGCATTCTCGGGCCCTTCGGCACGCAGCGTGCAGCGCGCGCCCTTGCGTAGCTCGCAGGTCTCGAACGCATCGAGCGCCTCGTGCAGATCGGCCAGACTGCGCGCCTGCCCTGCCGCCTGCGCGGCCAGCCCGACATGATCGACCTGTGGCACGGCCTGAACGCGCACAGGCGCCGCCGGTTTTTCGGCCATAACAGGTGCGGCCTGCACGACCTCCGGCTTGGCCAGCCGGTCGGGCAGCGCGTAGCAATCCACCGCCCCGTCGCCCTGCGCCTCGTCCGCGCCCAGCTCGCATAGCCATTCGAGCGCCGCGAGGGCGGCATCATAGCTCAGATCGGAGGGCGGGAGGTTATGCATGGTCATGACGCGCATCTTAGTCGCGCGGCTCCAGACGGTAAATCCCCTACCTGCCGCACAGCTCCCGACGATATTTTCCTTTTCTTGCAGGCAATCTGGCGGTAGGCAGCTTGGCAAACAGACAGGAAGAACCCGATGACCACGACCGGAAAAATCGCTTTTCAAGGTGAATTGGGGGCCTATTCCCATCAGGCCTGCCATGATGCGCTCCCCGATATGGAGGCCCTTCCCTGCCGGACCTTCGAGGATGCGATCGAGGCCGTCCGCTCGGGCGAGGCCGATCTGGGCATGCTGCCGGTCGAGAACTCCACCTATGGCCGCGTGGCCGATATCCACCAGCTGCTGCCATCCTCGGGGCTGAAGGTGATCGGCGAGGCGTTCGTGCGAGTGCATATCAACCTGCTGGCCCTGCCCGGCACAGAGCTGTCCGAGGTGAAATCGGCGATGTCGCATACCGTCCTTCTGGGGCAGGTCCGCAACTTCCTGAGCGCCCATAACCTGCACCGCATCGTGGGGGCCGATACCGCAGGCTCCGCCAAGATCGTGGCCGAAAAAGGCGACCGCTCGGTTGCGGCACTGGCCTCGGAGCTGGCAGGCGATATCTACGGGCTCGAGGTTCTGGCTCGCCATATCGAGGATGCCTCGAACAATACGACCCGCTTCCTTGTTATGTCGCGCCAGCCCGATTTCTCGCGCCGTTCCGAGCGGATGATGACCAGCTTCATCTTCCGCGTGCGCAATATTCCGGCCGCCCTCTACAAGGCGCTTGGCGGCTTTGCGACCAATGGCGTGAACATGACCAAGCTCGAGAGCTACATGGTGCGCGGCAATTTCACCGCAACCCAGTTCTATGCCGATGTCGAAGGCCACCCCGAGGACCCCAACCTGAAACTGGCGCTCGAGGAGCTG
Protein-coding regions in this window:
- a CDS encoding prephenate dehydratase, coding for MTTTGKIAFQGELGAYSHQACHDALPDMEALPCRTFEDAIEAVRSGEADLGMLPVENSTYGRVADIHQLLPSSGLKVIGEAFVRVHINLLALPGTELSEVKSAMSHTVLLGQVRNFLSAHNLHRIVGADTAGSAKIVAEKGDRSVAALASELAGDIYGLEVLARHIEDASNNTTRFLVMSRQPDFSRRSERMMTSFIFRVRNIPAALYKALGGFATNGVNMTKLESYMVRGNFTATQFYADVEGHPEDPNLKLALEELSYFTDMMEILGVYPADPIRQEICG